In Nitrospinota bacterium, the following proteins share a genomic window:
- a CDS encoding HEPN domain-containing protein, giving the protein MTDESPIHLERADEFLRDARVLLESGGFGSSISRSYYAAFHGAKAVLFRLGHDRKSHHAVWSAFGNHVAKPGLIEKAFHRGSLNLFLSRIESDYLPRKKDTLEDAQQALSFAAEFVSACRVFVESREMGA; this is encoded by the coding sequence GTGACGGACGAATCCCCTATCCACCTTGAACGGGCTGATGAATTTTTGCGGGATGCAAGGGTCTTGTTGGAGTCCGGGGGGTTCGGCAGTTCAATCAGTCGTTCATACTACGCGGCTTTTCATGGGGCAAAGGCGGTATTGTTCCGGTTGGGCCATGACAGGAAATCCCATCACGCGGTCTGGTCGGCGTTTGGGAATCATGTCGCCAAGCCCGGTCTGATTGAAAAAGCATTCCATCGCGGGAGTCTCAACCTTTTTCTAAGCCGCATTGAAAGCGACTACCTTCCCCGTAAAAAGGATACGCTTGAGGATGCCCAACAAGCCCTCTCCTTCGCCGCTGAATTTGTTTCCGCTTGCCGGGTATTTGTGGAGAGCCGCGAAATGGGCGCATAG
- a CDS encoding nucleotidyltransferase domain-containing protein has product MKKLAKEEVLRIVRELHARLDAVYGDRLKGVYLYGSYARGDARDDSDIDVAVVLAGEVNSRQEREKIGDFVSDLCLRENCLLLTMFISESEFKEQPFSLHRNIVAEGIPA; this is encoded by the coding sequence ATGAAAAAGTTGGCCAAAGAGGAAGTTCTGCGGATCGTGCGGGAGCTTCACGCCCGGCTTGACGCTGTGTACGGCGACCGGCTGAAAGGGGTTTACCTCTACGGCTCGTATGCGCGGGGCGACGCGCGGGACGACAGCGACATTGATGTTGCCGTGGTGCTGGCGGGGGAAGTGAATAGCAGGCAAGAGAGGGAGAAAATCGGCGACTTTGTTTCCGACCTTTGTCTTCGAGAAAATTGCCTCCTCTTGACCATGTTCATTTCCGAAAGTGAATTCAAGGAACAACCCTTTTCCCTTCACCGCAATATCGTGGCGGAAGGTATTCCCGCGTGA
- a CDS encoding pantoate--beta-alanine ligase: MKKKPVIIRSPAAMIRWSAGLKGTLGFVPTLGALHEGHASLIERARRENDTVAVSVFVNPLQFTPEGFRKYPRTLAADVKIAGAAGASAIFAPSPEAMYPVGFQSHIVLPPLFAAFKQQNIEWHYRGVLQVVMKLLQIVLPDRAYFGLKDPHQLALIERMVADFNVPVEIRRCPTVRERDGLARSSRNALLAPVERAAAPVIYRALCAAQKALRGGETPARAMRALKTALAAEPLARLEYAEIVDPATFAPVRRGAREALAYAAVWIGEKRLADNIRFRLK, from the coding sequence GTGAAAAAAAAACCGGTCATTATCCGCTCCCCCGCCGCCATGATTCGATGGAGCGCCGGCCTCAAGGGAACTCTCGGCTTTGTTCCCACGCTTGGCGCATTGCACGAAGGCCATGCGTCGCTGATCGAACGGGCGCGGCGCGAAAACGATACGGTGGCCGTTTCGGTCTTCGTCAATCCGTTGCAGTTCACGCCGGAAGGATTCCGCAAATACCCGCGCACCCTCGCCGCCGACGTGAAAATCGCCGGGGCGGCCGGCGCATCCGCCATCTTCGCCCCTTCGCCGGAAGCGATGTACCCCGTCGGGTTCCAGTCGCACATCGTCCTGCCGCCGCTCTTTGCCGCGTTCAAACAACAGAACATCGAATGGCACTACCGGGGGGTGCTGCAAGTGGTGATGAAACTCCTTCAGATCGTCCTGCCGGACCGCGCCTACTTCGGCCTGAAAGACCCGCACCAGCTTGCGCTGATCGAGCGGATGGTGGCGGACTTCAACGTCCCGGTCGAAATCCGCCGCTGCCCCACCGTGCGCGAGCGGGACGGGCTGGCCCGCTCATCGCGCAACGCGCTGCTCGCGCCGGTGGAACGGGCCGCCGCGCCGGTGATTTACCGGGCGCTGTGCGCCGCCCAAAAAGCGCTGCGCGGCGGCGAAACCCCGGCGCGGGCGATGCGCGCGCTGAAGACCGCGCTGGCGGCGGAACCGCTGGCCCGGCTGGAATACGCCGAGATAGTCGACCCCGCCACGTTCGCCCCGGTGCGCCGCGGCGCGCGCGAGGCGCTTGCCTACGCCGCCGTCTGGATAGGTGAAAAACGGCTGGCCGATAACATCCGCTTCCGTCTGAAGTAA
- a CDS encoding response regulator → MSEPTKALIVDDEDVIRQMVGRVLKYMGIESELADNGFQALEKLEAGRFDVIIADIRMPNMDGMELLKIAGKKYPEIDVIIMTAYSAKYSYVDVVEAGAADFINKPFSVEELKAKMERVLRERATMKELMRKSAQLEKAYTDLLALKDEEARLCNGVNREKEFLAGEIERLKQDNVRLRSKGGDK, encoded by the coding sequence ATGAGCGAACCAACAAAAGCCCTTATCGTCGACGACGAAGACGTTATCCGCCAGATGGTCGGCCGTGTGCTCAAATACATGGGCATCGAAAGCGAGTTGGCCGACAACGGCTTTCAGGCCCTGGAAAAACTCGAAGCCGGCCGGTTTGACGTCATCATCGCCGACATCCGCATGCCGAACATGGACGGCATGGAGCTGCTCAAAATCGCCGGAAAGAAATATCCCGAAATCGACGTCATAATCATGACCGCCTACTCGGCGAAATATTCCTATGTCGACGTGGTGGAGGCCGGCGCGGCGGACTTCATCAACAAGCCGTTCAGCGTGGAAGAACTGAAAGCGAAGATGGAGCGGGTGCTGCGCGAACGGGCCACGATGAAAGAACTTATGCGCAAGTCCGCCCAGCTTGAAAAAGCCTACACGGACCTGTTGGCGCTCAAGGATGAGGAAGCGCGGCTCTGCAACGGCGTCAACCGCGAGAAGGAATTCCTCGCGGGGGAAATCGAGCGGCTGAAACAGGACAACGTCCGCCTGCGGTCCAAAGGCGGAGACAAATAA
- the plsY gene encoding glycerol-3-phosphate 1-O-acyltransferase PlsY — protein MPFSATLLISYLIGSIPSALIAGRILLGIDIRTVGSGNAGATNLYRLAGLRPYLVVLAADILKGYAATAWVAGDAGPGMDGVHAMIACGLAAVAGHIFTIFARFKGGKGVATAAGMMLALAPGPLLAAVMVYLAILYFTSYVSLGSIGAALSVPVTLAVSHFALGVSTRAEIQAAAAAMALLILFTHRGNIARLLKGEERKTEFFRKGR, from the coding sequence ATGCCGTTTTCCGCAACGCTCCTCATCAGCTACCTGATCGGTTCCATACCGTCGGCCCTTATCGCCGGCAGGATACTGCTCGGCATCGACATCCGCACCGTCGGCAGCGGCAACGCGGGCGCCACCAACCTCTACCGCCTCGCCGGGCTTCGGCCTTACCTCGTTGTGCTGGCGGCGGATATTCTGAAAGGATACGCCGCCACCGCGTGGGTGGCGGGCGACGCCGGTCCCGGCATGGACGGCGTTCATGCGATGATCGCCTGCGGGCTGGCCGCCGTCGCCGGGCATATCTTCACCATTTTCGCCCGCTTCAAGGGAGGCAAAGGGGTGGCCACCGCGGCGGGCATGATGCTGGCGCTTGCGCCGGGCCCCCTGCTCGCCGCCGTGATGGTCTACCTCGCCATCCTCTATTTCACCAGCTACGTTTCGCTCGGCTCCATCGGCGCGGCGCTTTCGGTGCCGGTGACGCTGGCGGTTTCGCATTTCGCGCTGGGGGTTTCCACCCGCGCCGAAATACAGGCCGCCGCGGCGGCGATGGCGCTCCTCATCCTCTTCACGCACCGCGGAAACATCGCGCGGCTGCTCAAGGGGGAGGAACGCAAGACGGAGTTTTTCCGGAAGGGCCGGTGA
- a CDS encoding diguanylate cyclase codes for MTPIKILLVDDERDLLLNMETALKAEGYRVITAESGGEAIAMARGERPDLIIMDGMMPDMDGFTACRHIKEDPATADINVIFLTAKDMTADMVEGLDSGAMDYITKPFRYDELFARLRSFHRLYNYQKKLGAMVEFSSAINHLDISKLAAEVQANLTNVIRVELYSIFLYDEKRRQLELVVSNHPHLAEAGELAIGVDQTPLMRAVVEQKRIIHVSEFSKSPYRAGHREKYHDDYAIGVPLIMGDRLIGVMNLNGNSYGFFNKPDFTFIRLAAEHIASAISNALQYRRIQEMAVTDALTGVFNRRHFFEQLAAEWERFERYKSALSIIMADVDFFKKINDTWGHPCGDVVLAGTAKILKGHLRKVDTVARYGGEEFVILLPETASEAAALVAERMRADIASHAFMWDGNVIRATISLGVADVMEEGVTLAEHLLRNADQKLYRAKESGRNRVIR; via the coding sequence GTGACTCCCATCAAAATCCTGCTGGTCGACGACGAGCGGGATCTCCTGCTGAACATGGAGACGGCGCTCAAGGCCGAGGGCTACCGCGTGATCACGGCGGAAAGCGGCGGGGAGGCGATAGCGATGGCGCGCGGCGAGCGCCCCGACCTTATCATCATGGACGGCATGATGCCGGACATGGACGGCTTCACCGCCTGCCGCCATATCAAGGAAGACCCCGCCACCGCCGACATCAACGTCATCTTCCTCACCGCCAAGGACATGACCGCCGACATGGTGGAAGGTCTCGACAGCGGCGCCATGGACTACATCACCAAGCCGTTCCGTTACGACGAGCTTTTCGCGCGGCTGCGTTCGTTCCACCGGCTGTACAACTACCAGAAAAAACTGGGGGCGATGGTCGAATTTTCCAGCGCCATCAACCATCTCGACATCAGCAAGCTGGCCGCCGAGGTTCAGGCCAATCTCACCAATGTCATCCGGGTGGAGCTCTACTCCATCTTCCTGTACGACGAAAAACGGCGCCAACTGGAGTTGGTCGTCTCCAACCACCCCCACCTGGCCGAGGCCGGCGAACTGGCGATCGGCGTCGATCAAACGCCGCTGATGCGCGCCGTGGTGGAGCAAAAGCGGATCATCCACGTCAGCGAATTCTCCAAGTCCCCCTATCGCGCCGGACACCGCGAGAAATACCACGACGACTACGCCATCGGCGTGCCGCTCATCATGGGCGACCGGCTCATCGGCGTGATGAACCTCAACGGCAATTCATACGGTTTCTTCAACAAGCCGGATTTCACGTTCATCCGGCTCGCGGCGGAACATATCGCCAGCGCCATCTCCAACGCCCTGCAATACCGGAGAATCCAGGAGATGGCGGTGACCGACGCGCTGACCGGCGTCTTCAACCGCCGCCACTTTTTCGAGCAGCTCGCGGCGGAGTGGGAGCGCTTCGAACGCTACAAAAGCGCCCTTTCCATCATCATGGCCGATGTGGACTTCTTCAAGAAGATCAACGACACATGGGGACACCCCTGCGGTGACGTGGTTTTGGCCGGGACGGCGAAAATCCTGAAAGGCCACCTGCGCAAAGTGGATACCGTCGCCCGTTACGGCGGCGAGGAATTCGTGATCCTGCTCCCCGAAACCGCCAGCGAAGCGGCCGCCCTCGTGGCCGAGCGCATGCGGGCCGACATCGCCAGCCACGCTTTCATGTGGGACGGAAACGTTATCCGCGCGACCATCTCGCTGGGCGTGGCGGACGTCATGGAAGAAGGGGTAACGCTGGCGGAACACCTTCTGCGGAACGCCGACCAAAAACTGTACCGGGCCAAAGAATCGGGCCGCAACCGGGTTATCCGCTAA
- a CDS encoding PAS domain-containing protein has product MNRYTANDAPRILIVEGNQRGGEAAAGRIAAYFEKRSIPITCDWVNSVERSLVQVRYYDYDAAVVAMHPQPDESGVDFIELMEQRHYRFPVLLIAPPDGGAEAAEEAFRRGAAGVIVRGEHYLDALPEAVDNAILQFRARREQEKLADDVREKNKELRALNDILARQSVRFLKLKKEQESQRRRMESLLNAMSDGVVFVNSRREIEMLNPAARAIFRTEGTGGGFSLDDLKAFTGIDPFDRRAEDETPAAIFSVDYHVAARIVEEDGAQTGRMVVLRNVTQEKEVERLKAEFQSMVSHELRTPLTAIRGAVENFLRGTLGGITEQQRVFLTMILRNVERQTLLINDMLDLAKLEANMMSLKAAQMEPEYAARLSHESFRYACAEKGVTLTLILTEGLPKIYADERMVCQILDNLLSNALKFTPNGGTISLEAVPLAEPDPAVAFRVIDSGIGVPDHLKEKIFDRYFQADSSIQRQYKGTGLGLAICRKMAELHNGTVTAADAPGGGAVFTLRLPVSLALRKKIVLAVADPGQRGRDEEVLRREFHCITAVPGDNVPAKIAETLPQLVIIDYLGDGMNGFGIYGDMKKNPATARIPVIFLGDGLTEGDKVQALKAGAADVITRPYNAGEFLARVKRTAGGAA; this is encoded by the coding sequence GTGAACCGCTATACGGCCAATGACGCCCCGCGCATCCTCATCGTCGAAGGGAATCAGCGGGGGGGGGAAGCCGCCGCCGGACGGATCGCCGCCTACTTTGAAAAGCGGAGCATTCCCATAACGTGCGATTGGGTGAATTCGGTGGAACGCTCGCTGGTGCAGGTAAGGTACTACGACTACGACGCCGCGGTGGTCGCCATGCATCCGCAGCCGGACGAATCGGGCGTCGATTTTATCGAACTCATGGAGCAGCGCCACTACCGCTTTCCCGTATTGCTGATCGCCCCGCCGGACGGCGGAGCGGAGGCCGCGGAGGAGGCGTTCCGGCGGGGGGCCGCCGGCGTTATCGTGCGGGGGGAGCATTATCTTGACGCGCTCCCCGAGGCGGTTGATAACGCCATCCTCCAGTTCCGCGCCCGGCGCGAGCAAGAGAAGCTGGCGGACGACGTGCGGGAAAAGAACAAGGAACTCCGGGCGCTGAACGATATCCTCGCCCGGCAATCGGTCCGCTTCCTCAAGCTCAAGAAGGAGCAGGAAAGCCAGCGGCGCAGGATGGAATCGCTGCTCAACGCCATGTCCGACGGCGTGGTGTTCGTCAACAGCCGCCGCGAAATAGAAATGCTCAACCCCGCCGCCCGCGCCATCTTCCGGACGGAAGGGACCGGCGGCGGGTTTTCGCTCGACGACCTCAAGGCGTTCACCGGCATCGATCCTTTCGACCGCCGGGCGGAAGACGAGACGCCGGCCGCCATTTTTTCCGTCGATTACCATGTCGCCGCGCGGATTGTGGAAGAAGACGGGGCGCAGACCGGCCGCATGGTGGTGCTGCGCAACGTGACGCAGGAGAAAGAGGTCGAACGGCTCAAGGCGGAATTCCAGTCGATGGTATCGCACGAGCTGCGCACGCCGCTCACCGCCATCCGGGGCGCCGTGGAAAATTTCCTGCGCGGCACGCTGGGCGGCATCACCGAGCAGCAGAGGGTCTTCCTCACCATGATCCTGCGCAACGTGGAACGGCAGACGCTGCTTATCAACGATATGCTCGACCTGGCAAAGCTGGAGGCGAACATGATGTCGTTGAAGGCCGCCCAGATGGAGCCGGAATACGCGGCGCGCCTTTCCCATGAATCGTTCCGCTACGCCTGCGCCGAAAAGGGAGTGACGCTCACGCTGATTCTGACGGAAGGGCTTCCCAAAATCTACGCCGACGAGCGGATGGTCTGCCAGATACTCGACAACCTCCTCTCCAACGCCCTCAAGTTCACCCCCAACGGGGGCACGATCAGTCTGGAGGCGGTTCCCCTCGCCGAACCCGATCCGGCGGTCGCCTTCCGGGTGATCGACAGCGGCATCGGCGTGCCGGATCATCTGAAAGAAAAAATATTTGACCGCTATTTCCAGGCCGACTCCTCCATCCAGCGGCAATACAAGGGAACCGGGCTGGGGCTGGCCATCTGCCGCAAGATGGCGGAACTGCACAACGGCACGGTAACCGCCGCCGACGCGCCGGGCGGGGGCGCGGTATTCACCCTCCGGCTGCCGGTATCGCTGGCATTGCGGAAAAAAATCGTGTTGGCGGTGGCCGACCCCGGCCAGCGCGGAAGGGACGAAGAGGTGCTGCGCCGCGAATTTCATTGCATCACCGCCGTGCCGGGGGATAACGTGCCGGCAAAAATCGCCGAGACCCTTCCCCAGCTGGTCATTATCGATTATCTTGGAGACGGCATGAACGGCTTTGGCATATACGGCGATATGAAGAAAAACCCCGCCACCGCGCGGATACCGGTGATTTTCCTGGGAGACGGCCTGACCGAGGGCGACAAGGTGCAGGCCCTCAAGGCCGGGGCGGCGGACGTCATCACCCGCCCCTACAACGCCGGCGAATTCCTCGCGCGCGTCAAACGCACGGCGGGAGGCGCCGCGTGA
- a CDS encoding SemiSWEET transporter — MNRLDALGFLAGTLTTIAFLPQVARTWRTRKTDDISLVMLVMLTVGVGLWTIYGVLMKSLPMIVANTVTFFLILFILGIKIQNLTRRP, encoded by the coding sequence ATGAACCGCCTTGACGCGCTGGGATTTCTTGCCGGGACGCTCACCACCATCGCGTTCTTGCCGCAGGTGGCGCGGACATGGCGCACGCGCAAGACGGACGACATATCATTGGTGATGCTGGTGATGTTAACCGTTGGCGTGGGGCTTTGGACTATTTATGGCGTACTGATGAAGTCGTTGCCGATGATCGTGGCGAACACCGTCACGTTTTTTCTCATCCTCTTTATCCTGGGGATAAAGATACAGAACCTCACGCGCCGCCCTTAA
- a CDS encoding ATP-grasp domain-containing protein, whose protein sequence is MRLLAVEYACAGGEGGDPFFAEGRAMLAALINDCQKAGFDAVTSLVHPNFDCGGIPGEIVYVRGDLLDTAREEMRRHDAVWVIAPETRGRLLDFTRLAESLGKRLIGSSSHAVETCGDKLLASQCLRGVAAMPESRPFDGTCGDFPCVVKPTDGAGCDNTFLIQNSDDLAALKLPDDIGFITQPFIPGEHFSAGIVSCNDDVELLGVCRQQITVAPQLRFEGVEGPIDYPHSEKVAAMARAVKSAIPALRGYWGMDFIDDGFGALTLIEVNPRLTSSYPLYSAAAPFKIPRYAIFGTKQ, encoded by the coding sequence ATGCGGCTGCTGGCTGTTGAGTATGCGTGCGCGGGCGGCGAAGGGGGCGACCCCTTTTTTGCCGAAGGGCGCGCCATGCTGGCCGCCCTCATCAACGATTGTCAAAAGGCCGGCTTCGACGCCGTCACCAGTCTGGTTCATCCCAATTTCGATTGCGGCGGCATCCCCGGCGAAATCGTATACGTTCGCGGCGATCTTCTTGACACCGCACGGGAGGAGATGCGCCGCCACGATGCCGTTTGGGTCATCGCCCCGGAAACGCGCGGCAGACTTTTGGACTTCACCCGGCTGGCCGAATCGCTGGGGAAGCGGCTGATCGGCTCTTCCTCCCACGCCGTGGAAACCTGCGGCGACAAGCTGCTCGCCAGCCAATGCTTGCGCGGCGTGGCGGCCATGCCGGAGAGCCGCCCTTTTGATGGAACGTGCGGCGATTTTCCCTGCGTGGTCAAACCAACGGATGGGGCGGGCTGCGACAACACGTTTTTAATCCAAAATTCCGATGATCTGGCCGCTCTCAAACTGCCGGATGACATCGGGTTCATCACGCAGCCATTCATCCCCGGCGAGCATTTTTCCGCCGGTATCGTAAGCTGCAATGACGACGTGGAACTGTTGGGCGTCTGCCGCCAACAAATAACGGTGGCCCCGCAACTCCGTTTTGAAGGGGTGGAAGGGCCTATCGATTACCCGCATTCCGAAAAAGTGGCCGCGATGGCCCGCGCCGTGAAATCGGCCATCCCCGCGTTGCGCGGCTATTGGGGGATGGATTTTATCGATGACGGCTTCGGCGCGCTGACGCTCATCGAGGTCAATCCGCGCCTTACTTCCTCCTATCCTTTATATAGCGCCGCCGCGCCGTTCAAGATCCCCCGTTACGCCATCTTCGGGACGAAGCAATGA
- a CDS encoding HigA family addiction module antidote protein — MRMKRPPHPGLSVRHDCLEPLGLSVTEGAKILGVTRQALNNLVNGKGGISAEMAIRLDKAFGGGAETWLRLQMAYDLAGAEKKAGKMRVTRVRNKTEGVNV; from the coding sequence ATGCGAATGAAAAGACCACCACATCCCGGCCTGTCGGTGCGGCACGATTGTCTGGAACCTTTGGGGTTATCCGTGACTGAAGGGGCGAAAATCCTGGGTGTGACGCGGCAAGCCCTGAATAACCTGGTGAACGGCAAGGGGGGCATTTCGGCGGAAATGGCGATTCGGCTTGATAAGGCGTTCGGCGGAGGCGCCGAAACATGGCTCCGTCTGCAAATGGCCTACGATTTGGCCGGGGCGGAAAAGAAGGCCGGAAAAATGAGAGTGACGCGGGTACGGAACAAAACCGAAGGTGTGAATGTGTAG
- a CDS encoding SDR family oxidoreductase, with protein sequence MKILVTGAAGQIGHRVALHLAARHHVVAAVRTGGIPGIENVTMDIAEPLSVRIAVDHVMPDAVVHCAAMTNADDCEKDRALCRRVNVDGARALAEESARVGAKLVYVSTDLVFDGAKGNYAEDDKPNPLSYYAETKLEGERITAATMADYAIARTAVVFGKGGIPPRGFAVWLVETLRAGKKVRLYTDQFRSHFYLGDCAAAIGLMLEKKLTGLYHLSPGRKESRHAFGMALAEKLGLDRSLIEAIGMDDAAMDAKRPKDCSLSNARFVAATGFEPSALGKSLEYLKSEFEG encoded by the coding sequence GTGAAAATCCTTGTTACCGGAGCGGCGGGGCAGATAGGCCACCGCGTGGCGCTGCACCTCGCGGCGCGGCACCATGTGGTGGCGGCTGTGCGCACCGGCGGCATTCCCGGCATCGAGAACGTAACGATGGACATCGCCGAGCCGCTCTCCGTGCGGATCGCCGTGGACCATGTGATGCCGGACGCGGTGGTGCATTGCGCCGCCATGACCAACGCCGACGATTGTGAAAAAGACCGCGCGCTCTGCCGCCGGGTGAACGTGGACGGCGCCCGCGCGCTGGCGGAAGAATCGGCCCGCGTGGGCGCGAAGCTGGTCTACGTTTCCACCGATCTCGTCTTCGACGGCGCAAAAGGGAACTACGCCGAAGACGACAAGCCGAATCCCCTCAGCTATTACGCCGAAACGAAACTCGAAGGAGAGCGGATAACCGCCGCCACGATGGCCGATTACGCCATCGCCCGCACCGCCGTTGTCTTCGGCAAGGGGGGCATCCCCCCGCGCGGGTTCGCCGTCTGGCTTGTCGAAACCCTGCGCGCGGGAAAAAAAGTGCGGCTTTACACCGACCAGTTCCGCAGCCACTTTTATCTGGGCGATTGCGCCGCCGCCATCGGCCTGATGCTGGAGAAAAAACTCACCGGCCTGTATCACCTTTCGCCGGGGAGGAAGGAATCGCGCCACGCCTTCGGCATGGCGCTGGCCGAAAAGCTGGGCCTTGACCGCTCGCTGATCGAAGCCATCGGTATGGACGACGCCGCGATGGACGCCAAACGCCCCAAAGACTGCTCGCTCTCAAACGCAAGGTTCGTGGCGGCCACCGGTTTCGAGCCGTCGGCGCTGGGCAAAAGCCTCGAATACCTCAAATCGGAATTTGAAGGATGA
- the lnt gene encoding apolipoprotein N-acyltransferase codes for MRKNFFGGYPGGRPAGLALLSGILLTLAFPPFGLHFAAFFAFVPLLAALDGKRPATALLLGLAAGFVFFAATIPWLYTALSVYGHINTPLSILLMLLLDIYLALFFAIFAWLASRCTPGEAVIMAPVYFVALEWARETLFSGFPWALLGESQYAAPAMIQIASFTGVAGVSFLIMFVNAAVNYFLRQVKQGAASPLIPLAALAVVALNVFWGMGAIGALEKAGGVPFTAALVQGNIAQDEKWDPRFQDMVMGRYLGMTREAALKKPDIIIWPEAAVPFYFGNAPHYTGAVRAAARETGTPLLFGGLAFERGPLGEDRYFNSAFLIAPDGREYRYDKIHLVPFGEYVPYRSILSFARSVTNVIGGDVTAGESTEPIRVDGVTAGMQICYEIIFPEGSRAFAQRGARLMVNLTNDAWYGRSAASAQEMTALPFRAVENRLPVLRAANTGISAAVTASGKIVHPTALFETITAVETVIIPPVAGQTFYTRFGGVFAYACVAMAVWHFIAGGWRRRKEP; via the coding sequence ATGAGAAAAAATTTTTTCGGGGGGTATCCGGGGGGCCGGCCGGCCGGTCTGGCCCTGTTGAGCGGCATACTGCTCACCCTCGCCTTTCCCCCGTTCGGCCTTCATTTCGCCGCATTTTTCGCCTTTGTCCCGCTCCTTGCGGCGCTGGACGGCAAACGGCCCGCCACCGCGCTGCTGCTGGGGCTTGCCGCCGGCTTCGTTTTTTTCGCCGCCACCATCCCCTGGCTCTATACCGCCCTTTCGGTGTACGGCCACATCAATACCCCCCTGAGCATTTTGTTGATGCTGCTGCTGGACATCTATCTCGCGCTGTTTTTCGCCATCTTCGCCTGGCTTGCCTCACGATGCACTCCCGGCGAAGCGGTGATAATGGCTCCCGTTTACTTCGTGGCGCTGGAGTGGGCGCGGGAAACGCTCTTTAGCGGTTTCCCCTGGGCCTTGCTGGGGGAAAGCCAGTACGCCGCGCCGGCGATGATACAGATCGCCTCCTTCACCGGCGTGGCGGGGGTTTCGTTCCTAATCATGTTCGTCAACGCCGCCGTAAACTATTTCCTGCGTCAGGTGAAACAGGGAGCCGCATCACCGCTCATACCGTTGGCGGCGCTGGCGGTGGTGGCGCTCAACGTTTTTTGGGGAATGGGTGCAATCGGCGCGCTGGAAAAGGCCGGGGGCGTCCCCTTCACCGCCGCGCTGGTGCAGGGGAATATCGCGCAGGATGAAAAGTGGGATCCGCGGTTTCAGGACATGGTGATGGGCCGCTACCTCGGGATGACCCGCGAAGCGGCGCTGAAAAAACCGGACATCATCATCTGGCCCGAGGCGGCGGTGCCGTTTTATTTCGGCAACGCGCCGCATTACACCGGGGCGGTGCGGGCCGCCGCGCGCGAAACGGGAACGCCGCTGCTTTTCGGCGGGCTGGCATTTGAGCGCGGCCCGCTGGGCGAAGACCGTTATTTCAACAGCGCCTTCCTGATCGCCCCGGACGGGCGCGAATACCGCTACGATAAAATCCACCTCGTCCCCTTCGGCGAATACGTGCCGTACCGGAGCATCCTCTCCTTTGCGCGCAGCGTCACCAATGTCATCGGCGGCGACGTTACCGCGGGCGAAAGCACCGAGCCGATACGCGTGGACGGCGTCACCGCCGGGATGCAGATATGCTACGAGATCATTTTTCCCGAAGGCTCGCGCGCCTTCGCGCAACGGGGGGCGCGCCTGATGGTGAATTTGACGAACGACGCGTGGTACGGCCGCAGCGCCGCCAGCGCGCAGGAGATGACGGCGCTCCCGTTCCGCGCGGTGGAGAACCGCCTGCCGGTGCTGCGCGCCGCCAATACCGGCATCTCCGCCGCCGTCACCGCATCGGGAAAAATCGTGCATCCCACGGCGCTTTTTGAAACAATAACCGCGGTGGAAACGGTGATTATCCCCCCGGTTGCCGGGCAGACCTTTTACACCCGCTTCGGCGGGGTGTTTGCCTACGCCTGCGTGGCAATGGCGGTTTGGCACTTTATCGCGGGCGGGTGGCGGCGGAGGAAAGAACCGTGA